A stretch of Planctomycetota bacterium DNA encodes these proteins:
- a CDS encoding DUF2905 family protein produces the protein MSRILLVLGIVLVIAGLLWPWLGKLGPGRLPGDIVIEREGFRVYLPLMTSLPVSLALSFLFWLLNR, from the coding sequence ATGAGCCGGATTCTACTTGTACTCGGCATCGTCCTTGTGATCGCCGGCCTCCTCTGGCCGTGGCTGGGAAAGCTGGGCCCGGGCAGATTGCCGGGAGACATCGTCATTGAGCGGGAGGGCTTTCGCGTCTACCTCCCGCTTATGACGTCGTTGCCCGTGAGCCTGGCACTGAGCTTCCTGTTTTGGCTGCTGAATCGGTAG
- a CDS encoding cation:proton antiporter produces MDDHRFFLELVAVLLSARLFAAVAVKAGMPAVIGELVAGVILGPSLLGWLEPGEMLRLLAEIGVTFLLFEVGLETDVARLVRTGGKAVAVAVAGLLLPLGFGFALAYWVFGASFLVALLVGATLTATSTGITVRVLSELNRQKSPEAQIVIGAAVVDDLLSVLLLVLVHQFATEGAVHWTDTARVFVFLVGFFVFAPFIAHPLTWTVRRLDEMGRIPGLVPTVIAALVFFFAWLATLVGAPAILGGLAAGLSLSRRFFLPLGVVPRVDRDFAHKVETQMKPIIHLFTPFFFVVVGLSLDLSLVRWDEPFVWTFSSCLLVAAVLGKLIGPLLIPAPWPSRVMIGTAMVPRGEVGLIFAELGRSAGVFTGDVYAVMVFVIALTTLLPLFLFRWLHTRTLRGEEPLLALDAPAPAAACPDKE; encoded by the coding sequence ATGGACGATCATCGCTTCTTCCTGGAGCTGGTGGCGGTCCTGCTATCGGCGCGCCTGTTCGCGGCCGTCGCCGTCAAGGCGGGCATGCCGGCGGTGATCGGCGAACTGGTTGCCGGCGTCATTCTCGGCCCCAGCCTGCTCGGATGGCTCGAGCCGGGCGAGATGCTAAGGCTCCTTGCCGAGATCGGCGTCACGTTCCTGCTCTTTGAGGTCGGCCTCGAGACGGATGTTGCGAGGCTGGTCCGCACGGGAGGCAAGGCCGTGGCCGTCGCAGTTGCAGGCCTTCTTCTCCCGCTCGGCTTCGGCTTTGCGCTTGCCTACTGGGTGTTCGGCGCCTCGTTCCTTGTCGCGCTCCTGGTCGGCGCCACGCTCACCGCGACCAGCACCGGCATAACCGTCCGTGTCCTTTCGGAACTGAACCGCCAGAAGAGCCCGGAAGCGCAGATCGTGATCGGCGCGGCAGTGGTCGATGACCTGCTCAGCGTATTGCTGCTCGTGCTCGTCCATCAGTTTGCCACCGAGGGTGCCGTCCATTGGACCGATACGGCACGTGTTTTCGTCTTTCTTGTGGGCTTCTTTGTGTTCGCACCTTTCATCGCCCATCCGCTCACCTGGACGGTCCGAAGGCTTGATGAGATGGGACGCATTCCCGGCCTGGTGCCAACCGTCATCGCGGCACTCGTGTTCTTCTTTGCGTGGCTCGCGACCCTGGTCGGTGCACCCGCCATCCTCGGCGGCCTTGCCGCGGGCCTTTCCCTCTCTCGTCGATTCTTCTTGCCGCTCGGCGTCGTCCCCCGGGTGGACCGGGACTTTGCGCACAAGGTCGAGACGCAAATGAAGCCGATCATCCACCTCTTCACGCCGTTCTTCTTCGTGGTCGTCGGCCTCTCGCTGGACCTCAGCCTGGTCCGCTGGGACGAGCCCTTCGTCTGGACGTTCTCTTCGTGCCTGCTTGTCGCAGCTGTGCTCGGTAAGCTGATCGGGCCCTTGCTGATCCCGGCACCATGGCCGTCCCGCGTAATGATCGGCACGGCGATGGTGCCGAGGGGTGAGGTCGGTCTGATCTTTGCCGAGCTCGGTCGCAGCGCGGGTGTCTTCACGGGCGACGTTTACGCCGTCATGGTCTTCGTGATCGCCCTTACCACGTTGCTCCCCCTCTTTCTGTTCAGGTGGCTGCACACCCGCACGCTTCGCGGCGAGGAGCCCTTGCTTGCCCTTGATGCGCCGGCGCCGGCGGCCGCGTGTCCGGACAAGGAATAG
- a CDS encoding M48 family metalloprotease — MSAHALHKLRNLFHSALLIVGMALIVSACAWTLWGAEGIVWGLTGTTLAMVLSPAMPPVLVLSLYRARPVSHTEFPELYVALAELSRRADLSAPPRLYYVPSAMLNAFAVGNRNAAAIAVTDGMLRNLTFRELVGVLAHEVSHIANNDLWVMNLADAMSRVTALMSYLGIFLLAVNLPLIAADGGVVPWVLVLLLIVAPTLMDLLQLALSRAREFDADLDAVRLTGETEWLASALAELESWQGRFWESVLFPGRRVPDPSLLRTHPPTEERIRRLMGLRGEISSPPLLRPAARVVVVPATIMPVARPPRYRWPGI; from the coding sequence ATGAGCGCCCACGCCCTGCACAAGCTACGCAACCTCTTCCATTCGGCGCTCCTGATTGTTGGGATGGCGCTGATCGTGAGCGCCTGCGCGTGGACTCTTTGGGGAGCGGAAGGGATCGTTTGGGGGCTCACCGGGACGACCCTCGCGATGGTGCTTTCGCCCGCGATGCCGCCGGTTCTCGTACTTTCACTTTATCGAGCGCGACCCGTCAGCCACACGGAGTTCCCCGAGCTCTATGTCGCCTTGGCGGAACTCAGCCGGCGCGCCGACTTGTCGGCGCCGCCCCGCCTTTACTACGTGCCAAGCGCGATGCTCAACGCCTTCGCCGTCGGCAACCGGAACGCCGCAGCAATTGCGGTGACGGACGGCATGTTGCGCAACCTGACCTTCCGCGAGCTTGTCGGTGTGCTCGCACATGAGGTGAGCCATATCGCGAACAATGACTTGTGGGTCATGAATCTTGCCGATGCGATGAGCCGGGTCACCGCGCTGATGTCTTATCTCGGCATCTTCTTGCTGGCGGTGAACCTTCCGCTGATCGCCGCCGACGGCGGTGTGGTGCCTTGGGTGCTCGTGCTGCTCTTGATTGTTGCGCCGACGCTTATGGACTTGCTTCAGCTCGCGCTTTCGCGGGCGCGCGAGTTCGATGCCGATCTCGACGCCGTCAGACTGACAGGCGAGACGGAGTGGCTGGCATCAGCGCTCGCCGAACTCGAGAGCTGGCAGGGGCGCTTCTGGGAAAGCGTGCTCTTCCCCGGCCGACGCGTGCCGGATCCGTCTCTTCTTCGCACCCATCCCCCGACGGAGGAGCGCATTCGTCGACTGATGGGGCTCCGCGGCGAAATCTCGTCGCCACCGCTGTTGCGCCCGGCAGCCCGCGTGGTGGTTGTGCCGGCCACGATCATGCCGGTTGCGAGACCACCCCGGTACCGCTGGCCGGGCATCTGA